A region of Wenzhouxiangella sp. XN24 DNA encodes the following proteins:
- the ftsE gene encoding cell division ATP-binding protein FtsE has translation MIRFEQVHKRYPGGRDALRDLSFRIEAGEMVFLTGHSGAGKSTLLKLISCIERPTRGQVLIGGRNTAGISRRQVPAFRRQIGMVFQDHKLLADRTVFDNVALPLVISGGTRRETGRRVRAALDQVGLLGKEQLPPVMLSTGEQQRVGIARAIAARPPLLIADEPTGNLDPDLSLEIMYLFARLNRVGVTVLVASHDQGLLERLGHRRIALGDGRLVEDVDHAFPGIPA, from the coding sequence ATGATCCGCTTCGAACAGGTCCACAAGCGCTATCCCGGCGGGCGAGATGCGCTGCGGGATCTGAGCTTCCGGATCGAGGCCGGGGAGATGGTTTTCCTCACGGGGCATTCGGGCGCGGGCAAGAGCACCCTCCTGAAGCTCATCTCCTGTATCGAGCGGCCGACCCGCGGCCAGGTGCTGATCGGCGGACGGAACACGGCAGGGATTTCGCGGCGACAGGTGCCGGCCTTTCGCAGGCAGATCGGCATGGTGTTCCAGGACCACAAGCTGCTGGCCGACCGCACGGTGTTCGACAACGTGGCGCTGCCGCTGGTGATCTCCGGCGGCACGCGCCGGGAGACCGGGCGTCGCGTGCGGGCGGCGCTGGACCAGGTCGGCCTCCTGGGCAAGGAGCAGCTGCCGCCGGTCATGCTGTCCACCGGCGAGCAGCAGCGCGTCGGCATCGCGCGCGCCATCGCGGCCCGTCCACCCCTGCTCATCGCCGACGAGCCCACCGGCAACCTGGACCCGGACCTGTCACTGGAGATCATGTACCTGTTCGCGCGCCTCAATCGCGTCGGCGTGACCGTGCTGGTGGCCAGTCACGACCAGGGGCTGCTCGAGCGGCTCGGTCATCGCCGCATCGCGCTCGGCGACGGGCGCCTCGTCGAGGATGTAGACCATGCCTTCCCGGGCATCCCGGCCTAA
- the ftsX gene encoding permease-like cell division protein FtsX — protein MPSRASRPKASGARRGTGRRNRRPSLLARLSWPNIAFRWPGAGLLGHLRTWLQRHVQTMIGSLGRLSEQPVATGMTLAVIGVALALPASLHLLVANLQALSGHWDDGIELSLYLEHGQSPGRAAALAEEIRAWPEVEAVELVTADEALARFRAGSGLGATVDALDANPLPHLVIVRPAARGDEAEAMEALAARLRALPEADIVQADAEWVRRLSAMLEIAGRLALLAAGLLAVGVLVIVGNTIRLDIQNRRDEIEVMKLVGGTDGFIRRPLLYGGFWYGLGGGLVALIIVQGGLLALGGPAARLAELYGSGFRPTGLGGDGALALLAAGAALGWLGAWVSATRHLRRIEPGI, from the coding sequence ATGCCTTCCCGGGCATCCCGGCCTAAGGCCTCGGGCGCACGGCGCGGCACCGGAAGGCGCAATCGCCGGCCGTCGCTTCTGGCACGCCTGAGCTGGCCGAACATCGCGTTCCGCTGGCCGGGCGCCGGCCTTCTCGGGCATCTGCGCACCTGGCTTCAGCGCCACGTGCAGACCATGATCGGCTCGCTGGGACGACTCAGCGAACAACCCGTCGCGACCGGCATGACCCTGGCGGTGATCGGCGTCGCGCTGGCGCTGCCCGCGAGCCTGCACCTGCTGGTGGCCAACCTGCAGGCGCTTTCCGGGCACTGGGACGACGGCATCGAACTCTCGCTCTACCTGGAACACGGCCAGTCGCCTGGGCGGGCTGCCGCGCTGGCCGAAGAGATCCGCGCCTGGCCCGAGGTGGAGGCCGTCGAACTGGTGACCGCCGACGAGGCGCTCGCCCGGTTCCGCGCCGGTTCCGGTCTCGGCGCCACGGTGGACGCGCTCGATGCCAACCCGTTGCCTCACCTGGTGATCGTGCGGCCCGCGGCCCGTGGCGACGAGGCCGAGGCGATGGAGGCGCTGGCCGCCCGGCTGCGCGCGCTGCCCGAGGCGGATATCGTGCAGGCCGACGCTGAATGGGTGCGGCGGTTGTCCGCCATGCTGGAGATCGCCGGCCGCCTCGCGCTGCTGGCTGCGGGCCTCCTGGCCGTCGGGGTGCTGGTGATCGTCGGCAACACCATCCGGCTGGACATCCAGAACCGCCGCGACGAGATCGAGGTCATGAAGCTGGTCGGCGGCACGGACGGCTTCATTCGCCGCCCGCTGCTCTATGGCGGGTTCTGGTACGGCCTGGGCGGCGGCCTCGTCGCGCTGATCATCGTGCAGGGGGGGTTGCTCGCCCTGGGCGGACCGGCGGCGCGGCTCGCCGAGCTGTACGGCTCGGGCTTCCGGCCGACCGGCCTCGGCGGCGACGGTGCACTCGCCCTGCTGGCCGCCGGCGCGGCCCTCGGGTGGCTCGGCGCGTGGGTCTCGGCGACGCGCCACCTGCGGCGCATCGAGCCCGGAATCTGA
- the rpoH gene encoding RNA polymerase sigma factor RpoH: MSTALVMRHNELVLAAPVGNLNAYINAVSTIPVLSADEETELAWRFRRDSDLDAARQLVLSHLRFVVHIARGYNGYGLQLGDLIQEGNIGLMKAVKRFDPTVGVRLVSFAVHWIRAEIHEFVLKNWRLVKIATTKAQRKLFFNLRKAKERLGWLSAEETRAVAGDLGVTPAEVNEMEQRLAARDMSLDPRPDADDEERLGAPAAYLPAPGADPAELVADEDSDEIAHQALGAALGDLDDRSREILRRRWLAEDKATLQELADEYGVSAERIRQIEAAAMKKLRGLIDRAA; encoded by the coding sequence ATGAGCACAGCGCTCGTCATGCGCCACAACGAGTTGGTGCTGGCCGCACCGGTCGGCAATCTCAACGCGTACATCAACGCGGTGTCCACGATCCCGGTGCTGAGCGCCGACGAGGAGACCGAGTTGGCCTGGCGTTTCCGCCGCGACAGCGACCTGGACGCGGCGCGGCAGCTCGTGCTCTCCCACCTGCGCTTCGTGGTGCACATCGCACGCGGCTACAACGGCTACGGCCTGCAGCTCGGCGACCTGATCCAGGAAGGCAATATCGGCCTCATGAAGGCCGTGAAGCGCTTCGATCCCACCGTGGGGGTGCGGCTCGTCTCCTTCGCCGTCCACTGGATTCGCGCGGAGATCCACGAGTTCGTCCTGAAGAACTGGCGGCTCGTGAAGATCGCCACCACCAAGGCGCAGCGCAAGCTGTTTTTCAACCTCCGCAAGGCCAAGGAACGCCTCGGCTGGCTGTCCGCCGAGGAGACACGGGCGGTCGCCGGTGATCTCGGCGTCACGCCCGCCGAGGTCAACGAAATGGAGCAGCGCCTGGCCGCTCGCGACATGTCGCTGGATCCGCGCCCGGATGCCGACGACGAGGAACGTCTCGGCGCGCCGGCGGCTTACCTGCCCGCACCGGGCGCCGACCCGGCGGAACTGGTGGCCGACGAAGATTCGGATGAGATCGCCCACCAGGCGCTCGGCGCCGCGCTCGGCGATCTCGACGACCGCAGCCGGGAGATTCTCCGCCGGCGCTGGCTCGCGGAAGACAAGGCCACGCTGCAGGAGCTCGCGGACGAATACGGCGTCTCAGCGGAGCGCATCCGCCAGATCGAGGCCGCGGCGATGAAAAAGCTGCGCGGCCTCATCGACCGCGCAGCCTGA
- a CDS encoding OmpA family protein has product MKRKIMHLATASIVATAVLAAGCQTIDPYTGETKTASATKGAAIGAGAGALLGILTGDDSKDRRKRALIGAGVGALAGGAVGNYMDQQEAELRQRLAGSGVSVTRVGDEILLNMPGNITFQTDSSDLNPQFFDVLNSVSLVLEEYDKTVVEVVGHTDSTGSAEYNQALSERRAATVATYLANRDIDRQRILAFGQGEMQPVADNSTAAGRAANRRVELTLSPITT; this is encoded by the coding sequence ATGAAGCGAAAGATCATGCACCTGGCGACGGCGTCGATCGTCGCCACGGCCGTGCTGGCCGCCGGTTGCCAGACAATCGACCCGTACACGGGCGAGACCAAGACGGCGAGTGCCACCAAGGGCGCAGCCATAGGGGCCGGGGCGGGCGCGCTGCTGGGCATTCTGACCGGCGACGATTCGAAGGATCGCCGCAAGCGGGCGCTCATCGGCGCCGGCGTCGGCGCGCTGGCCGGTGGCGCGGTCGGCAACTACATGGATCAACAGGAAGCGGAGCTTCGCCAGCGGCTGGCCGGCAGCGGCGTCAGCGTCACGCGGGTCGGCGACGAGATCCTGCTCAACATGCCGGGCAACATCACCTTCCAGACCGACAGCTCCGACCTGAATCCGCAGTTCTTCGACGTGCTGAACTCAGTGTCGCTGGTACTGGAGGAGTACGACAAGACGGTCGTCGAGGTCGTGGGACACACCGACAGCACGGGCTCGGCGGAATACAACCAGGCCCTGTCGGAGCGGCGGGCCGCGACGGTCGCGACCTATCTCGCCAACCGTGACATCGACCGGCAGCGGATCCTGGCTTTCGGCCAGGGAGAAATGCAGCCGGTGGCCGACAACTCGACGGCTGCGGGACGTGCGGCGAATCGTCGCGTCGAATTGACGCTGTCGCCGATCACCACCTGA
- a CDS encoding Mpo1-like protein produces MRSIDDWLTAYGASHQHPVNKLIHWICVPAIVFSLIGLLWALPVPATFADISPALNWAVLFTMAAVVYYFLMSVSLAVGATLVLTLLLLLAAGLDELATPLWAISLVVFVVAWIGQFIGHRIEGKKPSFFEDLQFLMIGPLWLLAAAYRRVGIPY; encoded by the coding sequence ATGCGCAGCATAGACGACTGGTTGACGGCCTACGGTGCCAGCCATCAGCACCCGGTCAACAAGCTCATCCACTGGATCTGCGTCCCGGCGATCGTCTTCAGTCTCATCGGCCTGCTGTGGGCCCTGCCGGTGCCCGCCACTTTCGCCGACATTTCGCCCGCGCTCAACTGGGCCGTGCTGTTCACGATGGCCGCCGTGGTCTACTACTTCCTCATGTCGGTATCGCTGGCCGTCGGCGCGACGCTCGTGCTGACGCTCCTGCTGCTGCTCGCCGCCGGGCTCGACGAACTGGCGACGCCGCTGTGGGCCATCTCGCTGGTCGTGTTCGTCGTGGCATGGATCGGCCAGTTCATCGGGCATCGCATCGAGGGCAAGAAACCCTCGTTCTTCGAGGACCTGCAGTTCCTCATGATCGGGCCGTTGTGGCTGCTTGCGGCGGCCTACCGGCGGGTCGGGATTCCCTACTGA
- a CDS encoding malic enzyme-like NAD(P)-binding protein, with amino-acid sequence MKIPEILLIESAHRPGSLASILGVIGDEGLVVEHLASLRRDQDKTVWEITLEMDPDAGPRLRERIDALPNARLLGRSDRVFNRHRGGKIRTVSTLDIGSLQILRDVYTPGVARVCLAIRDNPALAAEYTAISRTVAIVTNGTAVLGLGDIGALAGMPVMEGKAALMASLAGLSGVPILVEEKDPKRLVEIIAAIAPSFGAIQLEDIAAPGCFEVEDTLRARLDIPVLHDDQHGTAVVAMAAVRNAGRQAGQRLSRSVVGQVGLGAAGIGIARLLLSRGTPRILGADLDAGARQRFAALGGEPADLARVMAEADIVIATTGVPGLIKPAMVRAGQVILALSNPDPEIEPQAALAAGAAFAADGKSINNVLGFPGLFRGALEAGARRFTDEMLVAAAETIADLASDHDLVPDPLNLAVHDAVTAAVAKAARDSGA; translated from the coding sequence ATGAAAATCCCCGAGATCCTGTTGATCGAATCCGCCCATCGGCCGGGCAGCCTGGCCAGCATCCTCGGCGTCATCGGTGACGAGGGGCTGGTCGTCGAACACCTGGCCTCGCTGCGTCGCGACCAGGACAAGACGGTCTGGGAAATCACACTCGAAATGGATCCCGATGCCGGCCCGCGCCTCAGGGAGCGGATCGACGCATTGCCCAACGCGCGCCTGCTGGGGCGCTCCGACCGGGTGTTCAATCGCCACCGCGGCGGCAAGATCCGCACCGTCAGCACGCTGGATATCGGCAGCCTGCAGATCCTGCGTGACGTCTACACGCCCGGTGTCGCACGCGTCTGCCTTGCGATCCGCGACAACCCGGCGCTGGCCGCCGAGTACACCGCGATCAGCCGCACGGTCGCGATCGTGACCAACGGCACCGCCGTGCTCGGCCTCGGTGACATCGGCGCGCTTGCAGGGATGCCGGTGATGGAAGGCAAGGCTGCGCTGATGGCGAGCCTCGCCGGGCTGTCGGGCGTGCCGATCCTGGTCGAGGAGAAGGATCCAAAGCGCCTGGTCGAGATCATCGCGGCGATCGCCCCGTCGTTCGGCGCGATCCAGCTCGAGGACATCGCGGCCCCCGGCTGTTTCGAGGTCGAGGACACATTGCGGGCGCGACTCGACATCCCGGTGCTGCATGACGACCAGCACGGCACGGCCGTGGTGGCGATGGCGGCGGTGCGCAACGCCGGGCGCCAGGCCGGGCAGCGGCTGTCCCGAAGCGTCGTCGGCCAGGTCGGACTCGGCGCGGCCGGCATCGGCATCGCCCGGCTGCTCCTGTCGCGCGGCACGCCCCGGATCCTGGGCGCGGACCTGGACGCCGGCGCCCGGCAGCGCTTCGCCGCGCTCGGCGGCGAGCCGGCGGACCTGGCCCGGGTCATGGCGGAAGCGGACATCGTCATCGCCACGACCGGCGTGCCCGGCCTCATCAAGCCCGCCATGGTGCGCGCCGGCCAGGTGATCCTCGCGTTGTCCAACCCCGACCCGGAAATCGAGCCGCAGGCCGCGCTCGCCGCGGGCGCGGCCTTCGCGGCCGACGGCAAGAGCATCAACAACGTGCTCGGCTTTCCCGGGCTGTTCAGGGGTGCCCTCGAGGCGGGCGCCCGGCGTTTCACCGACGAGATGCTGGTGGCGGCGGCCGAGACGATCGCCGACCTGGCGTCGGACCATGACCTCGTGCCGGACCCGCTCAACCTGGCGGTGCACGACGCGGTCACGGCGGCCGTTGCCAAGGCGGCGCGCGACTCCGGCGCCTGA
- a CDS encoding acyl-CoA dehydrogenase family protein has translation MSSVNPFDFYDVRGTLSEDEQMVQDTVARFTDEKVLPIIRECFEEHRFPAELVPELADLGLLGSSLEGYGCAGLNGVSYGLICQELERGDSGIRSFVSVQSSLVMWPIHTYGSEEQKQRWLPALASGEAIGCFGLTEPHGGSDPGNMKTHAKRDGDDWIINGAKMWITNGSVADVAVVWAMTDDGLRGFLVEKGMKGFDAPEIHRKFSLRASVTSSLFFDNVRVPAASMLPGVRGLKGPLGCLTQARYGITWGAIGAAQACLKEALDYSNDRELFNRPVSHTQTVQRRLADMSRRITTGQLLSLQLGRLKDAGRMQPSQVSMAKWNNVRMALDIARDARDILGGAGISAEYCPIRHMLNLESVITYEGTETIHELVIGRELTGVNAF, from the coding sequence GTGAGTTCCGTCAATCCCTTCGATTTCTACGACGTCCGCGGCACGTTGTCCGAGGACGAGCAGATGGTGCAGGACACCGTCGCCCGCTTCACCGATGAGAAAGTCCTGCCGATCATCCGGGAATGCTTCGAGGAACACCGTTTCCCGGCCGAGCTGGTGCCCGAGCTGGCCGACCTCGGCCTGCTCGGCTCCTCGCTGGAAGGCTATGGCTGCGCCGGCCTGAACGGCGTGTCCTACGGCCTGATCTGCCAGGAACTCGAGCGCGGCGATTCCGGCATCCGCAGCTTCGTCTCCGTGCAGTCAAGCCTGGTGATGTGGCCGATCCACACCTACGGCAGCGAGGAGCAGAAACAGCGATGGCTGCCGGCGCTGGCGTCCGGCGAGGCGATCGGCTGCTTCGGCCTGACCGAACCCCACGGCGGTTCGGACCCGGGCAACATGAAGACCCACGCGAAACGCGACGGCGACGACTGGATCATCAACGGCGCCAAGATGTGGATCACCAACGGCAGCGTCGCCGATGTCGCCGTCGTCTGGGCGATGACGGACGACGGCCTGCGAGGCTTCCTGGTCGAGAAGGGCATGAAGGGCTTCGACGCACCCGAGATTCACCGGAAGTTTTCGCTGCGCGCCTCGGTCACCTCCTCGCTGTTCTTCGACAACGTGAGGGTTCCGGCGGCCAGCATGCTGCCCGGCGTCCGCGGCCTCAAGGGCCCGCTCGGCTGTCTCACCCAGGCGCGTTACGGCATCACCTGGGGTGCCATCGGCGCCGCGCAGGCCTGCCTCAAGGAAGCGCTGGATTATTCCAACGATCGCGAGCTGTTCAACCGGCCGGTCTCGCATACCCAGACGGTCCAGCGACGGCTCGCGGACATGTCGCGAAGGATCACCACGGGCCAGCTGCTGTCGCTGCAGCTGGGGCGCCTCAAGGACGCGGGACGCATGCAGCCGTCGCAGGTCTCGATGGCGAAATGGAACAACGTCCGCATGGCGCTCGACATCGCCCGCGATGCGCGCGATATTCTCGGCGGCGCCGGCATCAGCGCCGAATACTGCCCGATCCGCCACATGCTGAATCTCGAAAGCGTCATCACCTACGAAGGCACCGAGACGATCCACGAACTCGTCATCGGTCGGGAGCTGACGGGTGTCAACGCCTTCTGA
- a CDS encoding thiamine pyrophosphate-dependent enzyme, whose amino-acid sequence MSTPSEAALAKRAARGLNRAAVIDGNFLELLRGLTAAERERPQPHAPIAPGSRMTAGEFVEIFRHQLLSRHLDLQAREMRARNEGFYTIGSSGHEANAVLGFLCRETDPAFLHYRSGGFMMARLAKDADCDPVYETCLSLAASSEDPVSGGRHKVWGSDRKLWVLPQTSTIASHLPKAVGAALGLEEARRIRRTPPVPADSIVLCSFGDASTNHATALAGFNAAQWAAYQRLPVPVLFVCEDNGIGISVSTPAGWIEAGFSRREGLDYFAADGTSLPEAFEMAARAVEHCRKRRRPTFLHLKVPRLLGHAGTDWEGDYMEIAAIEANEARDPLLAAARLAVASGCLAPDEVLALYEESRTRVAESAARAARRPRLETASEVMATIAPLDAAAVHAEAARAPAVEDRLAVFGGAARLPEAGPPRHLSLQINRALHDLMIKYPEMTLFGEDVARKGGVYTVTAGLASTFRGGRVFNTLLDETTILGLAQGAGYMGLLPFPEIQYLAYFHNACDQLRGEACSLQFFSNGQWANPMVVRIAGLAYQKGFGGHFHNDNSFAALRDIPGLIVACPARGDDAAGMLRTAAALAKVNGRVVAFLEPIALYMTKDLHENKDGGWLCSYPPPETFVPFGAPRAYGDERPEVLVVTFGNGVRMSLRAAERVVPEAGRRIRVLDLRWLKPLNAEAIVREADAAGKVLVVDEGRRTGGIAEEIFTLLDESARPGLPKARVTSEDSFVPLGPAADTVLASEAAIEAALRELLSDTS is encoded by the coding sequence GTGTCAACGCCTTCTGAGGCCGCGCTCGCGAAACGCGCCGCGCGCGGGCTCAATCGCGCCGCGGTGATCGACGGCAATTTCCTCGAACTCCTGCGCGGGCTGACGGCAGCGGAACGCGAGCGGCCGCAACCGCATGCACCGATCGCGCCGGGCAGCCGGATGACCGCCGGGGAATTCGTCGAGATCTTCCGCCACCAGCTGCTGTCGCGGCACCTCGACCTGCAGGCGCGCGAGATGCGCGCGCGCAACGAGGGCTTCTACACCATCGGCAGCTCCGGCCACGAAGCCAATGCCGTGCTTGGCTTTCTTTGCCGCGAGACCGACCCGGCTTTCCTGCATTACCGCTCGGGCGGCTTCATGATGGCGCGCCTGGCCAAGGACGCGGACTGCGACCCCGTCTACGAAACCTGCCTGTCGCTGGCGGCGAGCAGCGAGGACCCGGTTTCGGGCGGACGCCACAAGGTGTGGGGCAGCGATCGCAAGTTGTGGGTGCTGCCGCAGACCTCGACCATCGCCAGCCACCTGCCCAAGGCGGTCGGTGCGGCGCTGGGGCTCGAAGAAGCCCGGCGGATCCGGCGCACACCGCCGGTGCCGGCCGACAGCATCGTGCTGTGCAGCTTCGGCGACGCCTCGACGAACCATGCGACCGCGCTGGCGGGATTCAATGCCGCCCAGTGGGCCGCCTACCAGCGACTTCCCGTCCCCGTGCTCTTCGTCTGCGAAGACAACGGCATCGGCATTTCCGTGAGCACCCCGGCGGGCTGGATCGAGGCCGGCTTCTCGCGCCGCGAAGGCCTGGATTACTTTGCTGCGGACGGGACGTCGCTGCCCGAGGCTTTCGAAATGGCGGCGCGCGCGGTGGAACACTGCCGCAAGCGCCGCCGTCCCACCTTCCTGCATCTCAAGGTGCCGCGCCTGCTGGGCCATGCGGGCACCGACTGGGAAGGGGATTACATGGAGATCGCCGCCATCGAGGCGAACGAGGCACGCGATCCGCTGCTCGCCGCCGCACGACTCGCCGTGGCGAGCGGTTGCCTGGCGCCTGACGAAGTCCTGGCGCTTTACGAAGAGTCCCGCACGCGGGTCGCGGAAAGCGCGGCGCGCGCGGCCCGGCGCCCGCGGCTCGAAACCGCATCCGAGGTGATGGCCACGATCGCGCCGCTCGATGCCGCGGCCGTGCATGCCGAGGCCGCCCGTGCGCCGGCTGTTGAAGACCGGCTCGCGGTGTTCGGCGGTGCGGCCCGCCTGCCCGAGGCGGGGCCGCCGCGCCACCTGTCGCTGCAGATCAACCGCGCGCTGCACGACCTGATGATCAAGTATCCGGAGATGACGCTGTTCGGCGAGGACGTGGCGCGCAAGGGTGGCGTCTACACGGTGACCGCCGGGCTGGCGAGCACCTTTCGCGGCGGTCGCGTCTTCAACACGCTGCTCGACGAGACCACCATCCTCGGCCTCGCGCAGGGCGCGGGATACATGGGGCTGCTGCCCTTTCCCGAGATCCAGTACCTCGCGTACTTCCACAACGCCTGCGACCAGCTGCGCGGCGAGGCCTGCTCGCTGCAGTTTTTTTCGAACGGCCAGTGGGCGAACCCCATGGTCGTCCGCATCGCCGGCCTGGCTTACCAGAAAGGCTTCGGCGGGCACTTTCACAACGACAATTCCTTCGCGGCCTTGCGCGATATCCCCGGGCTCATCGTCGCCTGCCCCGCACGCGGCGACGATGCGGCGGGGATGCTGCGCACCGCCGCCGCCCTGGCGAAGGTGAACGGCCGGGTGGTGGCGTTCCTCGAGCCGATCGCGCTCTACATGACGAAGGACCTGCACGAAAACAAGGACGGCGGCTGGCTGTGCAGCTATCCCCCGCCCGAGACCTTCGTGCCCTTTGGTGCGCCGCGCGCCTACGGCGACGAGCGACCCGAGGTCCTGGTCGTGACCTTCGGCAATGGTGTACGGATGTCCCTGCGCGCGGCCGAACGGGTGGTGCCGGAGGCGGGACGCCGCATCCGCGTGCTGGACCTGCGCTGGCTCAAGCCGCTGAACGCCGAAGCCATCGTGCGCGAGGCCGACGCGGCCGGAAAAGTGCTGGTGGTCGACGAGGGGCGCCGCACCGGCGGGATCGCGGAAGAGATCTTCACGCTGCTCGACGAGTCCGCCCGCCCCGGCCTGCCCAAGGCGCGGGTCACCAGCGAGGACTCTTTCGTCCCCCTGGGCCCCGCCGCCGATACCGTGCTGGCCTCCGAGGCGGCGATCGAGGCCGCCCTGCGCGAACTGCTGTCCGACACCTCGTGA
- the pdsR gene encoding proteobacterial dedicated sortase system response regulator → MSRHIAIVEDEAAIRENYADAFRRAGYRVSMFAARREALDAFDARLPDLVVIDVSLGAEPEGGFELCRELRARAPRLPLIFLTARDSDFDAVSGLRLGADDYLTKDISLPHLLARIAALFRRLQALTEPADAQRVLERGQLQLDVERLEARWAGQDPGLTLTEFWIVHALARHPGHVKNRQQLMDAAHVVLDDATITSHVKRIRRKFEAIDPDFGAIQTVYGLGYRWRDGAAT, encoded by the coding sequence GTGAGCCGGCACATCGCCATAGTCGAGGATGAAGCGGCGATCCGCGAGAACTACGCCGACGCCTTCCGGCGCGCCGGCTATCGCGTGAGCATGTTCGCCGCGCGGCGCGAGGCGCTCGACGCCTTCGACGCGCGCCTGCCCGACCTGGTCGTGATCGACGTCAGCTTGGGCGCGGAGCCGGAAGGCGGCTTCGAGCTGTGCCGTGAACTGCGCGCCCGCGCGCCGCGCCTGCCGCTGATTTTCCTCACGGCGCGCGACAGCGATTTCGACGCCGTGTCAGGTCTGCGACTCGGCGCCGACGACTACCTGACCAAGGACATCAGCCTGCCGCACCTGCTGGCGCGCATCGCCGCGCTGTTCCGCCGCCTGCAGGCCCTCACCGAACCCGCCGATGCACAACGCGTGCTCGAGCGCGGCCAGCTGCAGCTCGATGTCGAACGACTGGAGGCACGCTGGGCCGGGCAGGACCCGGGGCTCACGCTGACCGAGTTCTGGATCGTGCATGCGCTGGCCAGGCACCCGGGCCACGTCAAGAACCGGCAGCAGCTCATGGATGCCGCGCACGTGGTGCTCGACGACGCCACGATCACCTCGCACGTGAAGCGCATCCGGCGCAAGTTCGAGGCGATCGACCCGGACTTCGGCGCCATCCAGACCGTCTATGGCCTCGGTTATCGCTGGCGGGACGGCGCCGCGACATGA